In a single window of the Streptomyces sp. CGMCC 4.7035 genome:
- a CDS encoding GNAT family N-acetyltransferase, producing MLTQTTTRVLEPSDLDAALAVLDREPVANAFVTSRVQVAGLDPWRLGGEMWGWYEDGMLMSLCYAGANLVPICATPRAVRAFADRARRAGRRCSSIVGPAESTARLWRLLEPSWGPAREVRARQPLMVTDRMPADIAPDPYVRRIRKDEMETIMPACVAMFTEEVGVSPLAGDGGLLYQARVAELVGSGRSFARLDQNGNVVFKAEIGAATPQACQIQGVWVAPEYRGQGLAAPGMAAVLRYALADVAPLVSLYVNDFNTAARRTYQRVGFQEIGAFMSVLF from the coding sequence GTGTTGACGCAGACCACCACCCGGGTCCTCGAACCGAGTGACCTGGACGCCGCGCTCGCCGTCCTCGACCGCGAGCCGGTCGCGAACGCCTTCGTGACGTCCCGGGTCCAGGTCGCGGGCCTCGACCCGTGGCGCCTCGGCGGCGAGATGTGGGGCTGGTACGAGGACGGCATGCTGATGTCCCTGTGCTACGCGGGCGCCAACCTCGTCCCGATCTGTGCCACGCCGCGCGCGGTGCGGGCCTTCGCCGACCGTGCCCGGCGCGCGGGCCGCCGCTGCTCCTCGATCGTCGGCCCCGCCGAATCCACCGCCCGGCTGTGGCGCCTGCTGGAGCCGAGCTGGGGCCCGGCCCGCGAGGTCCGCGCCCGCCAGCCGCTCATGGTCACCGACCGTATGCCCGCCGACATCGCCCCGGATCCGTACGTCCGCCGCATCCGCAAGGACGAGATGGAGACGATCATGCCGGCGTGCGTGGCGATGTTCACCGAGGAGGTCGGGGTCTCGCCGCTGGCCGGTGACGGCGGGCTGCTCTACCAGGCCCGGGTCGCGGAACTCGTCGGCTCCGGCCGCTCGTTCGCCCGCCTCGACCAGAACGGCAACGTCGTCTTCAAGGCGGAGATCGGCGCGGCGACACCGCAGGCCTGCCAGATCCAGGGGGTGTGGGTGGCGCCCGAGTACCGCGGCCAGGGACTCGCGGCGCCCGGGATGGCGGCGGTGCTGCGGTACGCGCTGGCGGATGTCGCGCCGTTGGTGAGCCTGTACGTCAACGACTTCAACACCGCGGCCCGGCGGACGTACCAGAGGGTGGGCTTCCAGGAGATCGGCGCGTTCATGAGCGTGCTGTTCTAG
- a CDS encoding GNAT family N-acetyltransferase: MLRFPDQGPRNPDDVVIGPLDLPAHVDEALAVQAVAFGLGADEVAVRRQIVLRHMTYPGARALGATTADGRLVGFVYGMPNDRTHWWSTVVEPYLRAQGHDEWLDDSFVITELHVHPHYQNRGIGRALITTITEGAAQPRSILSAIDMESPARGLYRSLGYVDLARQVLFPSAPKPYAVMGAPLPLRGR, from the coding sequence ATGCTGCGCTTTCCCGATCAGGGACCCCGCAACCCCGACGACGTCGTGATCGGCCCCCTCGACCTGCCCGCCCACGTCGACGAGGCGCTCGCCGTGCAGGCCGTCGCGTTCGGGCTCGGCGCCGACGAGGTCGCCGTACGCCGTCAGATCGTGCTGCGGCACATGACCTACCCGGGAGCCCGCGCACTCGGCGCCACCACCGCCGACGGTCGGCTCGTGGGGTTCGTCTACGGCATGCCCAACGACCGCACGCACTGGTGGTCCACCGTCGTCGAACCGTATCTGCGCGCCCAGGGCCACGACGAATGGCTCGACGACTCCTTCGTGATCACCGAGCTGCACGTCCATCCGCACTACCAGAACCGGGGCATCGGCCGCGCCCTGATCACCACCATCACGGAAGGCGCCGCGCAGCCGCGCTCGATCCTGTCGGCGATCGACATGGAGAGCCCGGCCCGTGGCCTGTACCGTTCGCTGGGCTATGTGGACCTGGCGCGACAGGTGCTCTTCCCCAGCGCGCCGAAGCCGTACGCCGTGATGGGCGCCCCGCTTCCCCTGCGCGGACGCTGA
- a CDS encoding proline--tRNA ligase: protein MANAPVQRMSQLMAKTLRDDPADAEVLSHKLLVRAGYVRRTAAGVWTWLPLGKKVLANVERIVREEMDAIGAQEVLLPALLPREPYDATGRWDEYGAELFRLKDRKGGDYLLGPTHEEIFTLLVKDQASSYKDLPVILYQIQTKFRDEARPRAGILRGREFLMKDSYSFDLEDEGLARSYALHRQAYQRVFERLGLDYRIVAATAGAMGGSKSEEFLAPAGAGEDTFADCPNCDFAANTEAITYQLKPVDGSGVPAAEEIPTPDTPTIETLAAHLGVPASATLKNLLVKVDGEIVAVGVPGDREVDMDKVEAHFAPAAVELVTAEDFVGRPDLVRGYVGPQGLDKVTYIADPRVAPGTSWITGANKDGMHAKNVVAGRDFEVDAYVDVVVVQEGDPCPNCGTGLKLDRAIEIGHIFQLGRKYTDALKLDVLGQNGKPVRVTMGSYGIGVSRAVAALAEQTADEQGLVWPKEVAPADVHVVAAGKALQTELALDVSEKLAAAGVRVLVDDRAGVSPGVKFTDAELIGVPQILVAGRRSAEGVLELKDRKTGEREELTVDEAIARLTA from the coding sequence ATGGCGAACGCACCGGTCCAGCGCATGTCCCAGTTGATGGCGAAGACGCTGCGCGACGACCCGGCGGACGCCGAGGTCCTCAGCCACAAGCTGCTGGTCCGCGCCGGTTATGTCCGTCGCACCGCCGCAGGCGTGTGGACCTGGCTGCCGCTCGGCAAGAAGGTCCTGGCCAACGTGGAGCGGATCGTCCGTGAGGAGATGGACGCGATCGGCGCCCAGGAGGTGCTGCTCCCCGCCCTGCTGCCGCGCGAGCCGTACGACGCGACCGGCCGCTGGGACGAGTACGGCGCCGAGCTGTTCCGCCTCAAGGACCGCAAGGGCGGCGACTACCTCCTCGGCCCCACCCACGAGGAGATCTTCACCCTGCTGGTGAAGGACCAGGCGTCCTCCTACAAGGACCTGCCGGTCATCCTGTACCAGATCCAGACCAAGTTCCGTGACGAGGCCCGGCCCCGCGCGGGCATCCTGCGCGGCCGCGAGTTCCTGATGAAGGACTCGTACTCCTTCGACCTGGAGGACGAGGGCCTCGCCCGGTCGTACGCCCTGCACCGCCAGGCCTACCAGCGCGTCTTCGAGCGCCTCGGCCTCGACTACCGGATCGTCGCGGCGACCGCGGGCGCGATGGGCGGCTCCAAGTCCGAGGAGTTCCTCGCCCCGGCCGGCGCCGGCGAGGACACCTTCGCGGACTGCCCGAACTGCGACTTCGCGGCCAACACCGAGGCGATCACGTACCAGCTGAAGCCGGTCGACGGCTCCGGCGTCCCGGCGGCCGAGGAGATCCCGACCCCGGACACCCCGACCATCGAGACCCTGGCCGCCCACCTCGGTGTCCCGGCCTCCGCCACCCTGAAGAACCTCCTCGTCAAGGTCGACGGCGAGATCGTCGCCGTCGGCGTCCCCGGCGACCGCGAGGTCGACATGGACAAGGTCGAGGCGCACTTCGCCCCGGCCGCCGTCGAGCTGGTCACCGCCGAGGACTTCGTGGGCCGCCCGGACCTGGTCCGCGGCTACGTCGGCCCGCAGGGCCTGGACAAGGTCACGTACATCGCCGACCCGCGCGTCGCCCCCGGCACCTCCTGGATCACCGGTGCCAACAAGGACGGCATGCACGCGAAGAACGTGGTCGCGGGCCGCGACTTCGAGGTCGACGCGTACGTGGACGTCGTGGTGGTGCAGGAGGGCGACCCGTGCCCCAACTGCGGCACCGGGCTCAAGCTCGACCGCGCCATCGAGATCGGCCACATCTTCCAGCTGGGCCGCAAGTACACCGACGCCCTCAAGCTCGACGTCCTCGGCCAGAACGGCAAGCCGGTCCGCGTGACCATGGGCTCCTACGGCATCGGCGTCTCCCGCGCGGTCGCCGCGCTCGCCGAGCAGACCGCCGACGAGCAGGGCCTCGTCTGGCCCAAGGAGGTCGCCCCGGCCGACGTGCACGTGGTGGCGGCGGGCAAGGCGCTGCAGACCGAGCTGGCCCTCGACGTCTCCGAGAAGCTGGCCGCGGCCGGCGTCCGCGTCCTGGTCGACGACCGCGCCGGGGTCTCGCCGGGCGTGAAGTTCACGGACGCCGAGCTGATCGGCGTGCCGCAGATCCTGGTGGCGGGCCGCCGCTCCGCCGAGGGCGTCCTGGAGCTGAAGGACCGCAAGACGGGCGAGCGCGAGGAGCTGACGGTGGACGAGGCGATCGCCCGCCTGACGGCCTGA
- a CDS encoding FAD:protein FMN transferase yields MTTPTAPPATVGPDRRALGTSVRLVVTDPALLDSCNLFLARHLAEVDAACSRFRDDSELAALDRAEGRPTRVSPLLAEALAVALRAAKATDGAVDPTIGSAMNAIGYDRDFALVHEDDRPVRLTVRPVPGRRLVELDGTTVTVAPGRGLGAEPLGTGRVGAAGAKHLHTHDPAAPPPHYSQLANSSSSSASSGRPTRRARTPDSTARNSVQPRSRS; encoded by the coding sequence ATGACCACCCCGACCGCCCCGCCTGCGACGGTCGGCCCGGATCGGCGCGCCCTCGGCACGAGCGTCCGCCTGGTCGTCACCGACCCCGCCCTGCTGGACTCCTGCAATCTGTTCTTGGCCCGCCACCTCGCCGAGGTGGACGCCGCCTGCTCCCGCTTCCGGGACGACTCGGAACTGGCCGCGCTGGACCGCGCGGAGGGCCGCCCGACCAGGGTCAGCCCGCTGCTCGCCGAGGCGCTGGCGGTGGCGCTGCGCGCCGCGAAGGCGACGGACGGGGCGGTGGACCCCACCATCGGCTCGGCGATGAACGCCATCGGCTACGACCGCGACTTCGCTCTCGTCCACGAGGACGACCGCCCGGTGCGGCTCACAGTCCGCCCGGTCCCCGGCCGGCGGCTGGTCGAACTGGACGGCACGACGGTCACGGTAGCCCCCGGGAGGGGGCTCGGGGCGGAGCCCCTGGGGACGGGAAGGGTAGGGGCGGCGGGGGCGAAACACCTCCACACGCACGACCCGGCAGCCCCACCACCCCACTACAGCCAGCTCGCGAACTCCAGCAGCAGCTCCGCGTCCAGCGGCCGGCCGACCCGACGCGCCCGCACCCCCGACTCGACCGCCCGGAACAGCGTCCAGCCACGCAGCCGCTCCTGA
- a CDS encoding aminoglycoside phosphotransferase family protein, with translation MAIEPPQRLVRALGETRRDGGAEWLDELSELVEQAVRLRELTVERVQAPGGRSSLVLLVRQADGTPAVLKLAPPWARPQSERAALVRWDGLGAVRLLDADAERGVLLLERLHPEMSVRSLPEAKALLEAAGTLRRLWVEPPAGHSFETVAARTGRQAEAMRAGAETDPEAAPLVEAALAAREQLLAAPPEERLLHGTLRQSKILAGERMPWLAVGPDPVVGECAFDLARLVRDRVEDLIASPSGASITRRRVKRLAESLDLDQERLRGWTLFRAVESGVRARRVGRPLDAELLLEFASWL, from the coding sequence ATGGCTATCGAACCGCCGCAGCGCCTCGTGCGGGCGCTCGGCGAGACGCGGCGGGACGGTGGCGCCGAGTGGCTGGACGAGCTCTCCGAGCTGGTGGAACAGGCCGTCCGTCTACGCGAGTTGACCGTGGAACGGGTGCAGGCGCCGGGCGGCCGCAGCAGCCTGGTCCTGCTGGTGCGACAGGCCGACGGCACGCCCGCCGTGCTGAAACTGGCGCCGCCGTGGGCCCGGCCACAGAGCGAGCGGGCGGCGCTCGTGCGCTGGGACGGCCTGGGCGCCGTACGGCTCCTGGACGCGGACGCCGAGCGGGGCGTCCTGCTCCTTGAGCGGCTGCACCCGGAGATGTCCGTGCGTTCGCTGCCGGAGGCGAAGGCCCTGCTGGAGGCGGCCGGCACGCTGCGGCGGCTGTGGGTCGAGCCCCCTGCCGGTCACTCCTTCGAGACGGTGGCCGCGCGGACCGGGCGGCAGGCCGAGGCGATGCGGGCGGGCGCGGAGACGGACCCCGAGGCCGCGCCACTGGTCGAAGCGGCGCTGGCGGCGCGCGAGCAGCTGCTCGCGGCCCCGCCGGAGGAGCGGCTGCTGCACGGCACCCTTCGGCAGAGCAAGATCCTCGCCGGGGAGCGGATGCCGTGGCTGGCCGTGGGTCCGGACCCGGTGGTCGGTGAGTGCGCCTTCGACCTGGCGCGGCTGGTGCGCGACCGGGTGGAGGACCTGATCGCGTCGCCCTCGGGGGCGTCGATCACCCGGCGCCGGGTGAAGCGGCTCGCGGAGTCGCTGGACCTCGATCAGGAGCGGCTGCGTGGCTGGACGCTGTTCCGGGCGGTCGAGTCGGGGGTGCGGGCGCGTCGGGTCGGCCGGCCGCTGGACGCGGAGCTGCTGCTGGAGTTCGCGAGCTGGCTGTAG
- a CDS encoding ferritin-like domain-containing protein: MTSTTASTPGAKTGTPKPESAELTALQATLRAEHAAVYGYGVVGGRIQQARRAEARAAYDAHRARRDELARAVRDLGGTPDAAAAGYALPFPVADSAAAVRLAAELEGRLAGVYSDLVRASTGERRRSAAEALREAAVRAARWSGESVAFPGLAERAAATPAASATPRT, from the coding sequence ATGACCAGCACGACGGCGAGCACGCCGGGCGCGAAGACCGGCACACCGAAGCCCGAGAGCGCTGAGCTCACGGCCTTGCAGGCCACGCTGCGCGCCGAGCACGCCGCGGTCTACGGCTACGGCGTCGTCGGCGGGCGGATCCAGCAGGCCCGGCGGGCGGAGGCGCGAGCCGCGTACGACGCCCATCGCGCCCGGCGGGACGAGCTGGCCCGGGCCGTACGGGACCTGGGCGGCACACCGGACGCCGCCGCGGCCGGGTACGCGCTGCCCTTCCCGGTCGCGGACTCGGCCGCCGCCGTGCGGCTCGCCGCCGAGTTGGAGGGGCGGCTGGCCGGGGTGTACTCCGATCTCGTCCGGGCCTCGACGGGCGAGCGACGGCGCTCGGCCGCCGAGGCGCTGCGGGAAGCGGCGGTGCGGGCGGCACGCTGGAGCGGCGAGAGCGTAGCCTTCCCTGGTCTCGCCGAGCGGGCGGCGGCCACCCCCGCCGCGTCGGCGACACCGCGGACGTGA
- the rimP gene encoding ribosome maturation factor RimP: protein MSTTQSERLRELLEPLVSSQGLDLEEIAVDSVGRKRVLRVVVDSDTGADLDQIADVSRALSAKLDETDAMGEGEYTLEVGTPGAERLLKEHRHYVRAIDRLVKFQLAEGGELVARILTVDDEGLDLEVPGVKGRKATTRRLAFPDIDRARVQVEFGRKDKKDEKEEEA, encoded by the coding sequence ATGAGCACCACCCAGAGCGAGAGGCTGCGAGAACTGCTGGAACCGCTCGTCAGCTCCCAGGGACTCGATCTCGAAGAGATCGCGGTGGACTCGGTCGGACGCAAGCGGGTGCTGCGCGTCGTCGTCGACTCCGACACCGGTGCAGACCTGGATCAGATCGCCGATGTGAGCCGCGCGCTCTCGGCGAAGCTCGACGAGACGGACGCGATGGGCGAGGGCGAGTACACCCTCGAGGTCGGAACCCCGGGCGCGGAGCGCCTCCTCAAGGAACACCGGCACTACGTACGCGCCATCGACCGGCTGGTGAAGTTCCAGTTGGCCGAGGGCGGCGAGCTGGTCGCCAGGATCCTGACGGTCGACGACGAAGGCCTCGACCTGGAAGTGCCCGGTGTGAAGGGCCGCAAGGCCACCACCCGCAGACTCGCGTTCCCGGACATCGACAGGGCGCGCGTCCAGGTCGAGTTCGGCCGCAAGGACAAGAAGGACGAGAAGGAAGAGGAGGCGTAG
- the nusA gene encoding transcription termination factor NusA, with protein MDIDMSALRGLVREKEISFDLLVEAIEAALLIAYHRTEGSRRHARVELNRESGHVTVWAKEDPEDLEEGQEAREFDDTPSGFGRIAATTAKQVILQRLRDAEDDATLGEYAGREGDIVTGVVQQGRDPKNVLVDIGKLEAILPVQEQVPGESYEHGKRIRSYVVRVAKGVRGPSVTLSRTHPNLVKKLFALEVPEIADGSVEIAAIAREAGHRTKIAVRSTRSGLNAKGACIGPMGGRVRNVMGELNGEKIDIVDWSDDPAEMVANALSPARVSKVEVVDLAARSARVTVPDYQLSLAIGKEGQNARLAARLTGWRIDIRPDTEQPAEKPA; from the coding sequence GTGGACATCGACATGAGTGCCCTGCGGGGCTTGGTACGGGAGAAGGAGATCTCCTTCGACCTGCTGGTCGAGGCGATCGAGGCGGCCCTCCTCATCGCCTACCACCGCACCGAGGGAAGCCGCCGCCACGCACGCGTGGAGCTCAACCGGGAGAGCGGCCATGTGACTGTGTGGGCGAAGGAGGACCCCGAGGACCTGGAGGAGGGGCAGGAGGCGCGCGAGTTCGACGACACCCCGTCGGGTTTCGGCCGCATCGCCGCCACCACCGCCAAGCAGGTGATCCTGCAGCGCCTGCGCGACGCCGAGGACGACGCGACGCTCGGCGAGTACGCGGGCCGTGAGGGCGACATCGTCACCGGTGTGGTCCAGCAGGGCCGCGACCCGAAGAACGTGCTCGTGGACATCGGCAAGCTGGAGGCCATCCTGCCGGTGCAGGAGCAGGTGCCGGGGGAGTCGTACGAGCACGGCAAGCGGATCCGGTCGTACGTCGTCCGGGTGGCGAAGGGTGTGCGCGGCCCGTCCGTGACGCTCTCCCGTACCCACCCCAATCTGGTGAAGAAGCTCTTCGCGCTGGAGGTGCCGGAGATCGCCGACGGGTCCGTCGAGATCGCCGCGATCGCACGTGAGGCCGGTCACCGTACGAAGATCGCCGTGCGATCCACCCGTTCGGGTCTGAATGCCAAGGGCGCCTGCATCGGTCCGATGGGCGGCCGTGTGCGCAACGTCATGGGTGAGCTGAACGGCGAGAAGATCGACATCGTCGACTGGTCGGACGACCCGGCCGAGATGGTCGCGAACGCCCTCTCCCCGGCCCGCGTCTCCAAGGTGGAGGTCGTGGACCTCGCCGCCCGCTCCGCGCGCGTGACGGTGCCCGACTACCAGCTGTCGCTGGCGATCGGCAAGGAGGGGCAGAACGCCCGCCTCGCGGCCCGGCTGACCGGCTGGCGGATCGACATCCGGCCCGACACCGAACAGCCCGCCGAGAAGCCGGCCTGA
- a CDS encoding YlxR family protein, translating into MSGRTHARVCPERTCVGCRERAAKTELLRTVAVEDDCVPDPRGTLPGRGAYVHPAPACLDLAVRRRAFPRALRVPGPLDTKVLRQYIEQAEGC; encoded by the coding sequence TTGTCTGGCCGGACGCATGCCCGCGTATGCCCTGAGCGCACCTGTGTGGGGTGCCGGGAGCGAGCGGCCAAGACCGAACTGTTGCGGACCGTGGCGGTCGAGGACGACTGCGTCCCCGATCCTCGCGGTACGCTGCCCGGCCGGGGTGCGTATGTACATCCCGCACCGGCCTGTCTCGACCTGGCGGTCCGCCGCCGGGCGTTCCCGCGGGCGCTCCGCGTCCCGGGTCCGCTCGACACAAAGGTGTTGCGCCAGTACATCGAGCAGGCAGAAGGTTGCTGA
- the infB gene encoding translation initiation factor IF-2, whose product MAKVRVYELAKEFGVESKVVMAKLQELGEFVRSASSTIEAPVVRKLTDALQQGSGGAKPAARKASPAKSAAPSPAQAARPAAPRPPAPKPPVAERPAVTPTSGPAPSGPAPTPGPRPTPGPKPAPRPAPAAPAPAAPEFTAPPSAPAAQGPRPGARPGPGGPKPGARPAGPGQGQGQGGDRAARSGAPRQGGQGPRPGARPAGPRPGNNPFTSGGSTGMARPQAPRPGGAPRPGGPGAPGAPRPQGAGQGGPRPQGAAGGGPRPQAPGGPRPTPGAMPRPQGGPRPGGGPAGPRPNPGMMPQRPAAGPRPGGGGPGGRGPGGGGGRPGGGGGRPGGGGFAGRPGGGGGFAGRPGAPGAGGGGGFAGRPGGPGGGGGGRPGFGGRPGGPGGRGGTQGAFGRPGGPARRGRKSKRQRRQEYEAMQAPSVGGVMLPRGNGESIRLSRGASLTDFAEKINANPASLVAVMMNLGEMVTATQSVSDETLLLLAGEMNYTVQIVSPEEEDRELLESFDIEFGEDEGGEEDLVVRPPVVTVMGHVDHGKTRLLDAIRKTNVIAGEAGGITQHIGAYQVATEVNDEERKITFIDTPGHEAFTAMRARGAKSTDIAILVVAANDGVMPQTVEALNHAKAADVPIVVAVNKIDVEGADPTKVRGQLTEYGLVAEEYGGDTMFVDISAKQGLHIDSLLEAVVLTADASLDLRANPNQDAQGISIESRLDRGRGAVATVLVQRGTLRVGDTMVVGDAYGRVRAMLDDNGNNVAEAGPSTPVQVLGLTNVPGAGDNFLVVDEDRTARQIAEKRAARERNAAFAKRTRRVSLEDLDKVLKAGEVQQLNLIIKGDASGSVEALESSLLQLDVGEEVDIRVLHRGVGAVTESDIDLAMGSDAIVIGFNVRAAGRAAQMAEREGVDVRYYSVIYQAIEEIEAALKGMLKPEYEEVELGTAEIREVFKSSKLGNIAGVLIRSGEVKRNTKARLIRDGKVVAENLTISGLRRFKDDVTEIREGFEGGINLGNFNDIKVDDVIATYEMREKPRV is encoded by the coding sequence GTGGCTAAGGTCCGGGTATACGAACTCGCCAAGGAGTTCGGTGTGGAGAGCAAGGTCGTCATGGCCAAGCTCCAGGAACTCGGTGAGTTCGTCCGTTCGGCGTCCTCGACGATCGAGGCGCCCGTAGTACGCAAGCTGACTGACGCCTTGCAGCAGGGCAGTGGTGGCGCCAAGCCCGCCGCCCGCAAGGCCTCCCCGGCGAAGTCGGCCGCGCCCTCCCCGGCGCAGGCCGCACGTCCGGCTGCCCCGCGCCCGCCGGCGCCCAAGCCCCCGGTGGCCGAGCGGCCCGCGGTGACCCCGACCTCGGGTCCGGCCCCCTCGGGTCCGGCCCCGACCCCGGGCCCGCGCCCGACGCCGGGCCCGAAGCCCGCGCCGCGGCCCGCCCCGGCGGCCCCGGCCCCGGCCGCGCCCGAGTTCACGGCACCCCCGTCGGCTCCGGCCGCCCAGGGTCCGCGTCCGGGTGCCCGTCCGGGTCCCGGTGGCCCCAAGCCCGGTGCCCGTCCGGCCGGTCCCGGCCAGGGACAGGGTCAGGGCGGCGACCGTGCCGCACGTTCCGGCGCTCCGCGTCAGGGCGGCCAGGGTCCGCGTCCGGGTGCCCGTCCGGCCGGTCCCCGTCCGGGTAACAACCCCTTCACCTCCGGTGGCTCCACCGGCATGGCGCGCCCGCAGGCGCCCCGGCCGGGCGGTGCGCCGCGTCCCGGCGGCCCCGGTGCCCCGGGTGCCCCGCGTCCGCAGGGTGCGGGCCAGGGCGGTCCCCGTCCGCAGGGTGCGGCCGGTGGCGGTCCGCGTCCGCAGGCTCCGGGCGGTCCCCGGCCGACTCCGGGCGCCATGCCCCGTCCGCAGGGCGGTCCGCGTCCCGGCGGCGGCCCCGCGGGTCCGCGTCCGAACCCCGGCATGATGCCGCAGCGTCCGGCTGCCGGCCCGCGCCCCGGTGGCGGCGGTCCCGGCGGTCGCGGTCCCGGCGGCGGCGGCGGTCGTCCCGGTGGCGGCGGCGGTCGTCCGGGCGGCGGTGGCTTCGCCGGTCGTCCGGGTGGCGGCGGCGGCTTCGCCGGTCGTCCCGGTGCTCCCGGTGCCGGTGGTGGCGGCGGCTTCGCCGGTCGTCCCGGCGGTCCCGGCGGTGGCGGCGGTGGCCGTCCCGGCTTCGGCGGTCGTCCCGGTGGTCCGGGCGGTCGCGGTGGCACGCAGGGCGCCTTCGGTCGTCCCGGTGGTCCCGCGCGTCGCGGTCGCAAGTCGAAGCGGCAGAGGCGCCAGGAGTACGAGGCCATGCAGGCCCCGTCGGTCGGCGGCGTGATGCTGCCTCGCGGCAACGGCGAGAGCATTCGCCTGTCGCGCGGTGCGTCGCTCACCGACTTCGCGGAGAAGATCAACGCCAACCCGGCGTCGCTCGTCGCGGTCATGATGAACCTGGGCGAGATGGTCACGGCCACGCAGTCCGTCTCCGACGAGACGCTGCTCCTCCTTGCCGGCGAGATGAACTACACCGTTCAGATCGTCAGCCCGGAGGAGGAGGACCGCGAGCTGCTCGAGTCCTTCGACATCGAGTTCGGCGAGGACGAGGGCGGCGAGGAGGACCTGGTGGTCCGTCCGCCGGTCGTCACCGTCATGGGTCACGTCGACCACGGCAAGACCCGCCTGCTCGACGCCATCCGCAAGACGAACGTCATCGCGGGCGAGGCCGGTGGCATCACCCAGCACATCGGTGCCTACCAGGTCGCGACCGAGGTCAACGACGAAGAGCGCAAGATCACCTTCATCGACACCCCGGGTCACGAGGCGTTCACCGCCATGCGTGCCCGTGGTGCGAAGTCGACGGACATCGCGATCCTGGTCGTCGCGGCCAACGACGGCGTCATGCCGCAGACGGTCGAGGCGCTCAACCACGCCAAGGCGGCCGACGTCCCGATCGTCGTCGCGGTCAACAAGATCGACGTCGAGGGTGCCGACCCGACCAAGGTGCGCGGTCAGCTGACCGAGTACGGCCTGGTGGCCGAGGAGTACGGCGGCGACACGATGTTCGTCGACATCTCCGCCAAGCAGGGTCTGCACATCGACTCGCTGCTGGAGGCCGTGGTGCTCACGGCCGACGCCTCGCTCGACCTGCGGGCCAACCCGAACCAGGACGCGCAGGGCATCTCGATCGAGTCCCGTCTCGACCGCGGCCGTGGCGCCGTGGCGACGGTCCTCGTCCAGCGAGGCACGCTGCGGGTCGGCGACACGATGGTCGTGGGCGACGCCTACGGCCGAGTCCGCGCCATGCTCGACGACAACGGCAACAACGTCGCCGAGGCGGGCCCGTCGACGCCGGTCCAGGTCCTGGGCCTGACCAACGTCCCGGGTGCGGGCGACAACTTCCTGGTGGTCGACGAGGACCGTACGGCCCGTCAGATCGCCGAGAAGCGCGCCGCTCGTGAGCGCAACGCGGCCTTCGCCAAGCGCACGCGTCGCGTGTCGCTCGAGGACCTGGACAAGGTGCTCAAGGCCGGCGAGGTCCAGCAGCTGAACCTGATCATCAAGGGTGACGCTTCTGGTTCCGTCGAGGCCCTCGAGTCCTCCCTGCTCCAGCTGGACGTCGGCGAAGAGGTCGACATCCGCGTCCTGCACCGCGGCGTCGGTGCGGTCACGGAGTCGGACATCGACCTGGCGATGGGCTCGGACGCCATCGTGATCGGCTTCAACGTGCGCGCGGCCGGCCGCGCGGCGCAGATGGCCGAGCGCGAGGGCGTGGACGTCCGGTACTACTCGGTCATCTACCAGGCGATCGAGGAGATCGAGGCGGCCCTCAAGGGCATGCTCAAGCCGGAGTACGAGGAGGTCGAGCTCGGTACGGCGGAGATCCGCGAGGTCTTCAAGTCGTCCAAGCTGGGCAACATCGCCGGTGTCCTCATCCGCTCGGGCGAGGTCAAGCGCAACACCAAGGCGCGCCTCATCCGCGACGGCAAGGTGGTCGCGGAGAACCTCACCATCTCCGGTCTGCGTCGCTTCAAGGACGATGTCACCGAGATCCGCGAAGGGTTCGAGGGCGGTATCAACCTCGGCAACTTCAACGACATCAAGGTCGACGACGTCATCGCGACGTACGAGATGCGGGAGAAGCCGCGCGTCTAA
- a CDS encoding DUF503 domain-containing protein — translation MYVGTLSFDILLGDVRSLKEKRSLVRPIVAELQRKYAVSAAEVDHMDLHRRACIGLAMVSGDAGHLRDVLDRCERLVAGRPEVELLSVRRRFHGDDD, via the coding sequence ATGTATGTGGGGACTCTGTCCTTCGACATCCTCCTCGGCGACGTACGGTCGCTGAAGGAGAAGCGCTCCCTCGTCCGCCCGATCGTCGCCGAACTCCAGCGGAAGTACGCGGTGAGCGCGGCCGAGGTGGACCACATGGACCTCCATCGGCGGGCCTGCATCGGCCTGGCGATGGTCTCCGGTGACGCGGGGCACCTCAGGGACGTGCTCGACCGGTGCGAACGGCTGGTCGCCGGACGCCCCGAGGTGGAACTGCTGTCCGTCCGACGGCGCTTCCACGGCGACGACGACTGA